In the Malania oleifera isolate guangnan ecotype guangnan chromosome 1, ASM2987363v1, whole genome shotgun sequence genome, one interval contains:
- the LOC131164612 gene encoding uncharacterized protein LOC131164612, with protein MDPTAGVEAAGSPGPRSEDFEGSEKRPAENGNDGDGPARKKARGGSGTAGSMKRVAEIVLVLSAMAEMRGGRSPTAEEMAMMAEARAKAVELCGGLAPKDVVPRDAIGAVIEDLGLNKARDQRLGFRPPKISIAEKLLLTKRKMEESKGFGTHSTTYTSQRPQTSFSALAENRGTSQTVRMFPSDKPSHPPIPSGGLQPALPLGQVSAATSTSLPHQLSSNGLKSSTVSSGLPSSQPGKDPSSLVLPKADKPNFRLEGGLNGTSYALQFRANSSTDHPPAKAPMWSLQPQSAPAGRSGQETKMPDHTSAKVEVTADRSASRVGSQASRDQTTTAFITQATSGSLPHQSLQSMNYAHTSSPFTSHSEIVRFVQKLLQPQLPEHPTWTPPSRDYMNKALTCLICKLTINEVESVLVCDACEKGFHLKCIQPGNLKGIPRGEWHCPRCLMLSNGKALPPKYGRVMRNITPPKISSSTAGVQSPSEKKLVTSEQKVNQQKIIANGNSALHCPLPGTVGSNCTELASDIKMPNASEMQNDIFLSNRQKMDDMLLPSSETCPNNLVSTSGADLPPSGTSDESSSQQIQISDSSTHEKRLVFETKSQPPVKVTDSVVNTLDHSQAAHGLQHVDQKELPNCDEVPLKQCHDNNPIAKDLDKSYVRGTIDCKTTCGQDIVQPSVVGTADVDTGTREDARLSVDGLHTVDWIGNAVQVVGEKTFYQSCFIDGVTYKLQDHALLRSSNAKLTPSKLQAMWEDSKARSKWINVKQCYFPGDLPEVVGHPCTPESDEVYESNRDRTVMAGLIQGPCGVLPPDKFKEEFERRTQLGTEATDVLCPIYLCKWLYDESKGGFVSVSS; from the exons ATGGATCCGACGGCTGGCGTTGAAGCCGCGGGGTCCCCGGGGCCGAGATCGGAGGATTTCGAGGGTTCCGAGAAGCGGCCGGCGGAGAACGGCAACGACGGGGACGGTCCCGCCCGTAAGAAGGCTCGCGGGGGTTCGGGCACGGCCGGGAGCATGAAGAGGGTTGCGGAGATCGTGTTGGTGCTCTCGGCCATGGCGGAGATGCGCGGCGGGAGGAGCCCGACGGCGGAAGAGATGGCAATGATGGCGGAGGCGAGGGCGAAGGCGGTGGAGCTGTGCGGAGGGCTCGCTCCGAAGGATGTTGTGCCTAGGGATGCCATTGGGGCGGTTATTGAAGATCTTGGGTTGAATAAGGCTAGGGATCAGAGGCTAGGGTTTCGGCCTCCCAAGATATCTATTGCTGAGAAGTTGTTACTTACCAAGAGAAAG ATGGAAGAATCCAAGGGATTTGGTACACATTCTACTACATATACATCTCAGCGGCCTCAGACAAGCTTTAGTGCATTGGCGGAAAATCGTGGCACATCACAGACTGTTCGCATGTTTCCCTCAGATAAACCAAGTCATCCACCAATCCCTTCTGGAGGCTTACAGCCTGCTTTGCCTTTAGGTCAAGTTTCTGCTGCCACTTCTACATCATTACCACATCAGCTGTCCTCCAATGGATTAAAATCATCAACAGTTTCTAGTGGGTTGCCTAGCAGTCAGCCAGGGAAAGATCCATCTTCGTTGGTGTTACCTAAAGCTGACAAGCCAAATTTCAGGTTGGAGGGAGGATTGAATGGAACATCTTATGCATTGCAATTTCGAG CAAATTCTTCTACTGACCACCCACCGGCAAAAGCTCCCATGTGGTCTCTACAACCTCAATCTGCTCCAGCAGGTAGAAGTGGACAAGAAACCAAGATGCCGGATCATACTTCTGCTAAGGTTGAGGTAACTGCTGACAGAAGTGCATCACGAGTGGGTTCTCAAGCATCTAGAGATCAGACCACTACAGCATTTATCACCCAAGCCACGTCTGGAAGTCTACCTCATCAATCTTTGCAGAGCATGAACTATGCTCATACCTCTTCACCTTTTACCAGCCACAGTGAGATTGTTAGATTTGTGCAGAAGTTGCTACAACCACAGCTTCCTGAGCACCCAACATGGACCCCTCCTTCAAGGGATTACATGAATAAGGCATTGACTTGCCTAATATGCAAGCTTACCATTAATGAGGTGGAAAGTGTACTTGTTTGTGATGCATGTGAGAAAGGTTTTCACCTAAAGTGTATTCAGCCAGGCAATCTAAAGGGAATTCCTAGAGGTGAGTGGCACTGTCCCAGGTGTTTGATGTTAAGTAATGGGAAGGCTTTACCTCCTAAATATGGTCGTGTCATGAGAAATATTACCCCACCAAAAATTTCTTCAAGTACAGCTGGAGTCCAGTCTCCTTCAGAGAAGAAATTGGTTACTTCAGAGCAGAAGGTCAATCAGCAGAAAATAATAGCAAATGGAAACTCTGCTCTACATTGTCCTCTTCCTGGTACTGTGGGCAGTAACTGTACTGAGCTGGCATCTGATATAAAGATGCCAAATGCAAGTGAAATGCAGAATGACATTTTTTTATCAAACAGACAGAAAATGGATGACATGCTATTGCCTAGTTCTGAAACTTGCCCAAATAATTTAGTGAGTACCTCAGGGGCAGATTTGCCCCCAAGCGGCACATCTGATGAAAGTTCTAGTCAGCAAATTCAAATTTCCGATTCATCTACACATGAAAAGAGATTAGTTTTTGAAACAAAATCACAGCCTCCAGTAAAGGTAACTGACTCAGTTGTTAATACGTTAGATCATTCTCAAGCTGCACATGGTTTGCAGCATGTTGACCAGAAAGAACTGCCAAACTGTGATGAGGTTCCATTGAAGCAATGTCATGACAACAATCCTATAGCTAAAGATCTAGATAAATCTTATGTAAGAGGAACCATTGATTGTAAGACAACGTGTGGCCAAGACATTGTACAGCCAAGTGTTGTTGGGACTGCTGATGTGGACACTGGGACTAGAGAGGATGCTAGGTTGTCAGTAGATGGGTTGCATACTGTTGATTGGATTGGCAATGCAGTTCAAGTTGTGGGTGAGAAGACATTTTACCAGTCTTGTTTCATCGATGGAGTTACATATAAATTGCAGGATCATGCTCTTTTACGTTCTAGCAATGCTAAATTGACACCTTCTAAACTCCAg GCCATGTGGGAGGATAGCAAAGCTAGGTCAAAGTGGATTAATGTTAAGCAGTGTTATTTTCCGGGTGATTTGCCGGAGGTTGTTGGCCACCCATGCACCCCTGAAAGCGACGAG